From the Osmerus eperlanus chromosome 21, fOsmEpe2.1, whole genome shotgun sequence genome, one window contains:
- the cenpq gene encoding centromere protein Q gives MKPDRGSQRPPSQAPNSKSKEPAEKRRHRKDPLRPGTSNQVKHTKPQKRKVSAPKKVKGQENWKPMSISSITALENMLDLSILSVIARIRTEKEEVQKHLNTLKKRFLASCVELPVPVQKRGEIVHASRQHQEESKKSTQGKKTLATLEEELRAVVNTLEQMEEQTASLNHECNKLRRQLEENEAAQEVLLSQKAALNLPPLPPRKDSQPTLQEKLLDLIPKADRGTTALRLGTALQNGPIQNTTALMKHVHRHTDHLLPPPSHLTNSNG, from the exons ATGAAGCCTGACCGAGGATCTCAACGACCCCCGTCTCAGGCACCGAACAGTAAAAGCAAGGAGCCAGCTGAGAAGCGGCGTCATCGGAAAGACCCTCTG AGGCCAGGGACCAGCAATCAAGTAAAGCACACTAAACCACAGAAGAGGAAAG TTTCAGCACCTAAGAAGGTCAAAGGGCAGGAGAATTGGAAGCCCATGTCTATATCCTCCATTACAGCTTTGGAAAATATGTTGGACTTATCCATACT GTCTGTTATAGCTAGGATAAGGACTGAGAAAGAGGAAGTACAAAAACATCTTAACACTCTGAAAAAAAG GTTCCTTGCCAGTTGTGTGGAGCTCCCAGTTCCTGTCCAGAAACGGGGAGAGATAGTTCATGCCTCTCGCCAGCACCAGGAAGAGAGCAAGAAGTCCACTCAGGGCAAGAAGACGTTGGCCACACTGGAG gaGGAACTGAGAGCTGTGGTCAACACCCTGGAGCAGATGGAGGAACAAACAGCCTCCCTGAACCACGAGTGTAATAAACTGAGACGGCAACTGGAGGAAAACGAGGCGGCccaggag GTCCTGTTGTCTCAAAAAGCAGCCCTgaatctcccccctcttcccccacgCAAAGACAGCCAACCAACCCTACAG GAGAAGCTGCTAGACCTGATCCCCAAGGCCGACAGGGGCACCACTGCCCTGCGGCTGGGGACAGCACTCCAGAACGGCCCTATCCAGAACACCACGGCTCTGATGAAgcacgtacacagacacactgaccatctcctgcctcctccttcaCACCTGACCAATAGCAATGGCTAA
- the LOC134007443 gene encoding C3a anaphylatoxin chemotactic receptor, with translation MSSSLTQSSFTLDVHANRSSPPGPKPSPEDWQAEAGRVVQMVATILIFLVGIPLNGLVVWALAWRGRLERRGSRGESRGANSFRVYVVNLALADLVLLFRTPLALGYLAHGYSWPFGVAFCKLVIFLRCLGLYAAAFLLCAVALERCLCLLRPVWASLRRPRWAVPLACGLLWTLATALAAPYFHTATLKEMNGTHQCWDSDGPSMGLFVTETVAGFMLPLLVFLGSNVAVLLSARQADTATPTSSSSPASTARILRLYRVLFLTMLLFLTCWVPYFTCRFLRALSDGRPELAGLYKASLKATYVSLFLVYLKSALNPVLYVFAARGLGKAVKASLISTIERVFDDSESIRRKSLRRGNSQI, from the exons ATGTCTTCAAGTCTCACCCAGTCTTCTTTCACTTTGGATGTCCATGCCAACCGCTCGTCCCCCCCCGGGCCTAAGCCCAGCCCGGAGGATTGGCAAGCTGAGGCAGGCCGAGTGGTCCAGATGGTGGCCACCATCCTCATTTTTCTG GTGGGCATACCCTTGAACGGGCTGGTGGTGTGGGCGTTGGCGTGGCGAGGCCGTCTGGAGCGGCGTGGGAGCAGGGGCGAGAGCAGAGGCGCCAACAGCTTCCGGGTGTACGTGGTGAACTTGGCCCTGGCCGACCTGGTGCTGCTGTTTCGGACGCCCCTGGCCCTGGGCTACCTGGCCCACGGCTACAGCTGGCCCTTCGGCGTCGCTTTCTGCAAGCTGGTGATTTTCCTGCGCTGCCTGGGTCTCTATGCCGCCGCCTTCTTGCTGTGCGCCGTGGCTCTGGAGCGCTGCCTGTGTCTGCTCCGGCCTGTCTGGGCAAGTCTCCGGCGACCGCGCTGGGCGGTGCCCCTGGCTTGTGGACTCCTGTGGACTCTGGCCACCGCTCTGGCAGCGCCCTACTTCCACACCGCCACCTTAAAGGAGATGAACGGCACCCACCAGTGTTGGGATAGCGACGGGCCCAGTATGGGTCTGTTTGTTACCGAGACGGTGGCTGGCTTCATGCTGCCGCTGCTGGTCTTCCTGGGGAGTAACGTCGCCGTGCTGCTCTCTGCCAGACAGGCCGACACAGCCACGCCCACATCCTCGTCTTCACCAGCATCCACAGCCAGGATTCTCAGGCTGTACCGTGTGCTCTTCCTCACgatgctcctcttcctcacctgctGGGTGCCGTACTTCACCTGTCGATTCCTGCGGGCTCTGTCCGATGGGCGGCCAGAGCTGGCGGGGCTGTACAAAGCCTCGTTGAAGGCCACATACGTCTCTCTGTTCCTGGTCTATTTGAAAAGTGCCCTCAATCCCGTCCTGTACGTGTTCGCTGCCCGTGGGCTGGGGAAGGCCGTGAAGGCATCCCTCATCTCCACCATCGAGCGGGTGTTTGACGACTCAGAATCCATTCGTAGGAAGTCACTCCGGAGGGGTAACTCCCAGATCTAG